A region from the Euwallacea similis isolate ESF13 chromosome 23, ESF131.1, whole genome shotgun sequence genome encodes:
- the LOC136416464 gene encoding serine/threonine-protein kinase Wnk-like isoform X6 produces the protein MKAQSLEPSASETRSQKSPPKEHVTTIKTVKTDTETTKIVTTTTSLNRYTFMKLKEEEKRPETQSEKKIRTHSCSSIPYDNIIENLAPFRKRFCNVQLFGDKENEKEAAAAAQETDSDVQRIVEAVLDQVLDMAIEVIEKNQLLPIAKAGELPQGPSEEGEQVKVAEEQKEEEEFEYKSRIRCNTGDILSGLYPPKITHAPSNDTLVDAKSFVEDYEEYHDSCSEMPDSELAVGQFFFEGQRCHSLPRSQILNELGDSVNDAIADRQRLKKKKEKSVKHGGVTSLIPIETDSNAEDDTEVQQNDMRLLEVGTKYNIPKNLFQSAEMTEITEQTIDRHDENADSNLEVEQPVVVNLREREGKEDDDDVFRPIAVSPDGRFFKYEEEIGRGSFKTVYRGLDTQTGVAVAWCELQEKKLNKAERQRFREEAEMLKKLQHPNIVRFYNYWESPGPKRKNIVLVTELMLSGTLKAYLRRFKKINPKVLKSWCRQILKGLAFLHSRGPPIIHRDLKCDNIFITGTTGSVKIGDLGLATLKNRSFAKSVIGTPEFMAPEMYEEHYDEGVDVYAFGMCMLEMATSEYPYSECTGPAQIYKKVISGVKPASFDKVQNPEIKDVIESCIRPRKEDRPKVKDLLQHAFFEEDVGLKVEVVSQEGRKIVFRLRVVDPKKRTHKHKENEAIQFEFDMETDKYDAISAEMAKSGIIFEEDAKTVSQLLKAQIVQINKEREKQEKQNKEQEALAQQLQYQQYLQQQAEQQQQQINQQQQQNTQQQFQQQQAQYQQQQPNILQQMQPDQQQQFQQQQQHNIVQQEQQQYQQPQQQQPQDLQHQFPQQSASQTVMNVAPPEGQAQPQTVIYQQPTAPQATQPQAQPQVDQPQVSPPSGVQLQRQTSVEPNVQSQPIVHKQSAPTQFIQQNYIPEGVAQHAEYIQQVAGVNPAPPHESASLQSEMLHPSHGEQHRLSDTQIEIQAQPPSFQQPQNFAPQQQPNFQHQQAYQTQQNFNNEQQQYHQQYQAEQQQQFAQQQQQYQQTQIYQQQTQVYPQQQQPQQQQQMPVYNQQYSQQQSQQYMPPSVEQQQQFVPSQQQPQQQSVDQQVYQQQPQFTQNHVQIPQTQAQPLPVQQPQVQEIAQELSHSMGHRLSTTEIPPMNLEQLQQKLAAQSLKDQHRASTTSLPPMPSFDQSQPDHRRLSTASQPACSQEYTQLQQQTITEELAQQQHYTQLQQQTITEEIVQQQQPHIQEEVVLKNGLAEPILTAEQLAVKLNQQSSAAISGHTQPQNDDMDLSVSEQRDETSSQPFNSKLESNTNQNDLQTIKTTLADTIYQNLRCRESLNSSGTVSRKTSTASEYTPEHTYVTNTKGPQGLLKQTSVSYANDSCLVAPQEVPTSVQTQEVNHQEEFRNDIPDHSDAFKTELANSLKQKESPPLIPGQKVNLKVFVMSMGNDTPPQSGAGTPNGEPSAEVSSEGGVDLAKPLEKAELKDLPVKNALLSPQRKISRFLVSPVLSGQLDVPKGLDSEIRESAAENAKVESQDVSPQQTILPTQLPQPPSNQQSILPQQPEPPSNQQPTLSQQPLAGPISIQASQPANLENTGTPLVIQPAQQLAPSEPTASVPSRKISAPLESTRLDVEKPMEQKISVCSLKEDSTRGETGQVCGPELINTIEQLKISLDNLKNSSHPKKEDEPKKVLNNVEVPSAKQPSSQPQPTFTPAPAVTQQQPQFTAVPPAAPTVTQTTVLSQPVPQPQVAPPVISQPQQILQTPPVIEQTQGVPNLQQPQAPILANVPSVVAQPPQYVAPPPSQTIVQPQYTQAPPIQHAPPIQPLTSQQLPQTTPPIEPVTIPVQQTVAQQNFVPMGTVNGQYLPQPQSGVPVTQMTYQTAPAIAQSVISPQQQMMQVPTNQPNEVVYQPQQIYAQPQAMPSSGSVQNLSTVVQPAHFQPSLSVEENLQGYAKKVLPDLKHVIESGSSRSSQASTPQQEMMYDLNFQRNLQQRLSNMGPSAGQYVPPTTAPSSPHALITPLEFPQEPISVVTGLNKLRVESGSGSGSGAASSELLSPVIEVDQQNFNTLNSQTPAQFPIVTDPKIRDLSDLNDQLKKINEKPVNSSEGQAPPQVSDSKTAEIIEEAKRELKLELEKLHEGGTTVSQALQESTPDSAARERRVSRFSVSVVNEPDRSRLTPPNAPNDSKPNFPDPSRKESNDSTSSGGNPAPVNQAGGVSAAGTPLTGAAQYPGLGRGQPVGVASGATGQDFTTVINTTFDSLKTTLVKSLPNTGEELPSEEEISQVRFPHPTITKTPYISLNLDYPARPLRKSLSYVDLKKEIETIMPISKSEDENVRRACVMGRRKSKTFRQFPQIVVVPPEGDNNLTTSMPDIHKSLDDLQTSSLSLVLNNVWDKNISCPDLADSNMFKTPDIQEFNTSAGVFNFKETTAVRARKSNTAAVLEGQCGYKRKKRRLETPTEVIKRNWKSKHSKSMHNLLNEVPKAGVDEQKYHTIHSSEELFSRTNQSSTENIFNHQFVFPPYPDIRTFTHQPSPTCNNCCCPAFSTHRSLSCQNLSCCWRCNVPIFSCDTCPMALDDRERWACSTRHFEARPRRKKAVPIEEYLETYFEGETEETFEEMLNRQKAELNALMEAHRRQQLEYMGKYKRQKDRGDT, from the exons ttCTTCTTCGAGGGACAACGTTGCCACAGTTTACCCCGTAGTCAG attttaaacGAGCTGGGTGACAGTGTTAATGATGCAATAGCCGACAGGCAACGACTGAAAAAGAAGAAGGAGAAATCCGTGAAGCATGGCGGAGTAACTAGTCTAATCCCCATTGAGACTGATTCCAACGCTGAAGACGACACCGAAGTGCAGCAAAACGATATGAGATTACTTGAG GTAGGAACGAAGTACAACATCCCGAAAAACCTGTTCCAAAGCGCGGAAATGACGGAAATCACGGAACAAACCATCGACCGTCATGACGAAAACGCGGACAGCAATTTGGAAGTGGAGCAGCCGGTGGTGGTGAATTTGCGGGAGCGCGAGGGGAAGGAGGATGACGACGACGTATTTCGGCCTATAGCAGTCAGTCCTGATGGGAGGTTTTTCAAATACGAGGAGGAAATCGGCAGGGGCTCGTTCAAAACTGTTTATCGCGGTTTGGACACTCAAACCG GGGTGGCGGTGGCCTGGTGCGAATTGCAAGAGAAGAAACTCAACAAAGCGGAACGACAACGCTTCAGGGAGGAAGCAGAAATGCTGAAGAAGCTGCAGCATCCCAACATAGTGCGGTTCTACAATTATTGGGAGAGCCCTGGTCCTAAAAGGAAAAACATCGTGCTGGTCACTGAGTTAATGTTGAGCGGAACCCTCAAGGC GTACCTTCGccgtttcaaaaaaattaacccaaaAGTCTTAAAATCGTGGTGCCGCCAGATTCTAAAAGGCCTGGCATTCTTACACTCCCGCGGTCCTCCCATCATTCACCGAGATCTGAAATGCGACAACATCTTCATCACCGGCACAACTGGTTCAGTTAAAATTGGCGACTTGGGCCTTGCTACTTTGAAAAACCGGAGCTTCGCCAAATCCGTCATTGGAACTCCAGAGTTTATGGCTCCGGAGATGTACGAGGAGCATTACGATGAAGGGGTAGATGTGTATGCGTTCGGAATGTGCATGCTGGAGATGGCCACCAGCGAGTATCCCTATTCTGAGTGTACCGGGCCTGCACAGATTTACAAGAAAGTTATATCG GGAGTGAAACCCGCCAGTTTTGACAAGGTTCAAAACCCAGAAATTAAAGATGTGATCGAAAGCTGTATTCGACCCAGAAAAGAGGATCGTCCGAAGGTGAAGGATTTGCTTCAGCACGCCTTCTTTGAAGAGGATGTTGGCTTGAAG GTGGAGGTGGTGTCTCAGGAAGGCAGGAAAATCGTCTTCAGGCTACGAGTGGTCGACCCCAAGAAGAGGACTCATAAGCATAAGGAAAACGAGGCCATACAGTTTGAGTTTGATATGGAAACGGACAAGTACGACGCAATTTCAGCTGAAATG GCCAAGTCTGGAATTATCTTCGAAGAAGATGCTAAAACCGTGTCGCAACTGCTAAAAGCCCAGATCGTGCAGATCAACAAAGAGCGAGAAAAGCAAGAAAAACAGAATAAGGAGCAAGAAGCTTTGGCGCAACAGCTGCAATATCAGCAGTATTTGCAGCAGCAAG cTGAACAGCAGCAACAGCAGATAAATCAGCAGCAGCAGCAAAATACTCAGCAACAG TTCCAACAACAGCAGGCTCAATATCAACAGCAGCAGCCAAATATCTTGCAGCAAATGCAGCCCGATCAACAACAGCAATTCCAGCAGCAACAGCAACATAACATCGTTCAGCAGGAGCAACAACAGTACCAGCAACCTCAGCAGCAACAGCCACAAGATCTGCAGCACCAGTTTCCGCAACAGTCGGCCTCACAGACGGTTATGAATGTCGCACCTCCTGAAGGTCAGGCTCAG cctCAAACTGTGATCTACCAACAACCAACGGCTCCTCAAGCGACTCAACCTCAGGCTCAGCCGCAGGTCGACCAGCCACAAGTGTCGCCCCCTTCAGGGGTGCAACTGCAGAGGCAAACTTCAGTAGAGCCTAATGTTCAAAGTCAGCCTATTGTCCATAAGCAATCTGCTCCCACTCAGTTCATACAGCAGAATTATATACCTGAGGGAGTTGCGCAGCATGCTGAATATATACAG CAGGTAGCAGGAGTGAATCCGGCACCCCCTCATGAATCCGCCTCTTTGCAGTCGGAAATGCTGCATCCAAGCCATGGAGAGCAGCACCGCTTGAGCGACACTCAAATAGAAATTCAAGCGCAACCTCCAAGCTTCCAGCAACCTCAAAACTTTGCACCCCAACAACAGCCCAACTTCCAACACCAGCAGGCCTATCAGACTCAACAAAACTTCAATAACGAACAGCAACAGTATCACCAGCAATATCAAGCGGAGCAGCAACAACAGTTTGCTCAGCAACAGCAGCAATACCAACAGACGCAAAT ATATCAGCAGCAGACGCAAGTGTATCCGCAGCAACAGCAGCCACAACAACAACAGCAAATGCCAGTCTACAATCAGCAATACAGTCAGCAACAGTCGCAGCAATACATGCCGCCATCTGTTGAGCAGCAGCAACAATTTGTGCCATCTCAGCAACAACCGCAGCAGCAAAGTGTTGACCAGCAGGTGTATCAACAACAGCCACAGTTCACGCAAAATCACGTACAGATTCCGCAGACGCAAGCGCAGCCACTTCCAGTACAACAGCCGCAGGTGCAGGAGATTGCACAGGAACTATCGCATTCGATGGGTCATCG attgTCAACCACCGAAATCCCTCCGATGAATCTCGAACAGCTACAACAGAAGCTGGCCGCTCAAAGTCTGAAAGACCAGCACCGCGCCTCTACCACCTCTCTTCCTCCCATGCCATCCTTCGATCAAAGTCAGCCGGATCACCGCCGACTTTCCACCGCCTCCCAGCCGGCCTGTTCTCAGGAATATACTCAGTTACAACAACAAACCATTACTGAGGAATTGGCGCAACAGCAGCACTATACCCAGCTGCAGCAGCAAACCATAACTGAAGAAATAGTTCAACAACAACAGCCGCACATACAAGAAGAGGTTGTACTTAAAAACGGTTTGGCAGAGCCCATTTTGACAGCGGAACAGTTGGCCGTAAAGCTGAATCAACAAAGCAGTGCGGCGATTTCGGGGCATACTCAACCACAGAATGATGATATGGATCTATCTGTATCCGAGCAG AGAGACGAGACAAGTAGCCAACCCTTCAACTCCAAACTCGAATCGAACACAAACCAGAACGATCTTCAAACCATCAAAACCACTCTAGCAGATACGATTTACCAGAACCTAAG GTGCAGGGAGAGTTTAAATTCCAGCGGTACTGTTTCGAGAAAAACGAGCACCGCCTCAGAGTATACCCCCGAACACACTTACGTCACCAACACTAAAGGACCCCAAGGATTGCTAAAGCAGACCAGCGTTAGCTATGCTAATGACAGCTGCCTGGTAGCTCCTCAAGAAGTCCCCACATCT gTGCAAACCCAAGAAGTCAACCATCAAGAGGAATTCAGGAACGACATCCCCGACCATTCTGATGCTTTTAAAACTGAGTTGGCCAATAGTTTGAAGCAAAAAGAGTCTCCGCCATTGATCCCCGGTCAGAAAGTGAATCTCAAAGTGTTTGTTATGAGTATGGGCAATGATACTCCTCCTCAAAGTGGGGCTGGAACGCCTAATGGAGAACCATCCGCTGAAGTCTCTAGTGAAG gCGGAGTCGATCTTGCGAAGCCTTTGGAAAAAGCCGAGTTAAAAGATCTGCCAGTTAAGAACGCTTTATTGTCTCCACAACGAAAGATATCTAGGTTTTTGGTCAGTCCAGTCCTCAGTGGGCAGTTGGACGTTCCAAAGGGACTTGACTCGGAGATCCGAGAGAGCGCGGCAG AAAATGCCAAAGTCGAATCGCAAGACGTTTCTCCCCAACAAACTATTCTTCCTACCCAACTACCCCAACCGCCCAGTAATCAGCAGTCAATATTGCCCCAACAACCTGAACCGCCTAGTAATCAACAGCCAACGCTCTCTCAACAACCTTTGGCTGGCCCAATAAGCATTCAGGCCTCCCAGCCTGCTAATCTCGAAAATACAGGGACGCCCCTGGTAATCCAACCAGCTCAGCAACTGGCCCCATCCGAACCTACTGCCAGTGTGCCCAGCAGAAAAATATCAGCGCCATTGGAGAGTACCAGGCTGGACGTTGAGAAGCCCATGGAGCAGAAAATAAGCGTTTGCAGTTTGAAGGAGGATTCTACAAGGGGGGAAACAG GTCAAGTGTGTGGGCCAGAATTGATCAATACAATCGAGCAGTTGAAGATAAGTTTGGATAATTTGAAGAACAGTAGTCATCCTAAGAAGGAGGATGAGCCTAAGAAGGTGCTAAATAATGTTGAG GTGCCTTCTGCGAAGCAACCATCCTCTCAACCACAGCCGACTTTCACTCCTGCTCCGGCAGTGACCCAACAGCAGCCCCAATTTACTGCTGTGCCTCCCGCAGCCCCCACTGTCACTCAAACAACCGTATTGTCACAGCCAGTGCCTCAACCCCAAGTGGCACCTCCTGTTATCAGTCAACCGCAACAGATACTTCAAACTCCTCCCGTTATCGAACAGACGCAAGGAGTGCCGAATTTGCAGCAACCTCAG GCCCCAATTCTCGCGAACGTTCCATCAGTAGTGGCTCAACCTCCACAATACGTGGCTCCTCCTCCTTCACAAACCATAGTGCAGCCTCAGTACACACAAGCCCCACCTATCCAGCACGCTCCTCCCATTCAACCGTTAACATCTCAGCAGTTGCCGCAGACTACACCTCCGATTGAACCAGTTACCATTCCTGTACAACAGACCGTGGCCCAGCAAAATTTCGTACCCATGGGTACTGTTAACGGCCAATATCTACCACAA CCACAATCCGGAGTTCCGGTAACACAGATGACGTATCAAACTGCCCCGGCCATAGCGCAATCGGTCATTTCTCCGCAACAGCAAATGATGCAAGTACCCACTAATCAACCTAACGAGGTGGTTTATCAGCCGCAACAAATTTACGCACAGCCGCAGGCCATGCCTTCCTCGGGGTCTGTTCAAAACCTGTCGACGGTTGTGCAACCGGCGCATTTCCAGCCCTCTTTGTCAGTAGAGGAAAACCTGCAGGGTTACGCTAAGAAAGTCCTACCAGATCTCAAACACGTGATTGAGAG tGGATCTAGTAGGAGCAGCCAAGCTTCGACACCTCAGCAAGAGATGATGTATGATCTTAATTTTCAGAGAAATCTCCAGCAGAGGTTGTCGAACATGGGACCTTCGGCCGGTCAGTACGTGCCCCCTACTACG GCACCTTCTAGTCCCCATGCTTTAATCACGCCATTAGAATTCCCTCAAGAACCGATTTCAGTGGTGACAGGTCTAAATAAG cTTCGAGTTGAATCTGGTAGCGGTTCAGGTAGCGGAGCAGCCTCTTCGGAACTACTCTCTCCTGTAATTGAGGTGGATCagcaaaatttcaacaccctaaATAGTCAAACTCCAGCTCAGTTCCCTATAGTTACTGATCCTAAAATAAGGGATTTGAGCGACTTGAATGATCAACTGAAAAAGATTAACGAAAAGCCTGTG AATTCCAGTGAAGGCCAAGCTCCGCCTCAGGTGTCGGATAGTAAGACCGCGGAAATTATTGAGGAAGCCAAGAGGGAGTTGAAGTtggaattagaaaaattgcaTGAAGGAGGCACGACTGTTAGTCAg GCGTTGCAGGAATCGACTCCTGACTCGGCCGCACGCGAACGTCGGGTCTCACGCTTCAGCGTAAGCGTGGTAAATGAACCCGACCGAAGCAGACTGACCCCTCCAAATGCACCCAACGATTCAAAACCGAACTTTCCCGATCCTTCGCGGAAAGAGAGCAACGATTCCACCTCTAGCGGTGGGAACCCTGCTCCTGTCAACCAGGCGGGAGGAGTGTCAGCAGCAGGCACGCCCCTAACCGGCGCAGCCCAGTATCCCGGTCTTGGGAGAGGACAACCAGTAGGCGTGGCATCTGGCGCTACGGGACAAGACTTCACTACGGTGATCAACACAACTTTCGATTCACTGAAGACAACTCTGGTCAAGTCGTTGCCCAATACTGGTG AAGAATTACCTAGTGAAGAAGAAATCTCGCAAGTGAGG TTTCCTCATCCCACTATCACCAAAACCCCCTACATATCGCTCAATCTAGATTATCCAGCTCGTCCTCTGAGGAAATCGTTGAGCTATgttgatttgaaaaaagaaatagagaCTATTATGCCTATTTCAAAGAGCGAGGATGAGAACGTGCGTCGGGCATGCGTAATGGGCCGCAGAAAGTCCAAGACATTTCGTCAATTTCCTCAAATCGTGGTCGTTCCGCCTGAAGGGGACAATAATCTAACCACGAGCATGCCCGACATTCACAAGTCTTTAGATGACTTACAAACCTCCAGTTTATCTCTGGTTTTGAATAACGTATGGGATAAAAACATATCTTGCCCAGATTTAGCTGACTCGAATATGTTCAAAACTCCTGATATTCAGGAGTTCAATACCAGTGCGGGAGTATTTAACTTTAAAGAAACCACAGCTGTTAGAGCACGCAAGTCAAACACTGCAGCTGTCTTGGAGGGCCAATGCGGTTACAAGCGGAAGAAGAGACGTCTAGAAACGCCCACCGAGGTAATAAAAAGGAATTGGAAGTCCAAGCACTCAAAGTCGATGCACAACTTGCTTAATGAGGTGCCAAAAGCGGGAGTTGACGAGCAGAAATATCACACCATTCACTCCTCAGAGGAACTATTCAGTCGTACCAATCAGAGTTCCACAGAGAACATTTTCAATCACCAATTTGTCTTTCCCCCTTACCCAGATATCAGGACATTCACTCATCAACCATCTCCAACGTGCAATAATTGCTGCTGTCCTGCATTTTCTACTCATCGCAGCTTATCGTGCCAAAACTTGTCTTGCTGTTGGAGATGTAATGttccaattttttcttgtgataCATGCCCAATGGCATTAGATGATAGAGAACGGTGGGCGTGTTCTACTAGACACTTTGAGGCGAGGCCAAGGCGTAAAAAGGCGGTTCCCATTGAGGAGTATCTGGAGACATATTTTGAGGGCGAAACG GAAGAAACTTTTGAAGAAATGCTCAATAGACAGAAGGCGGAACTGAACGCCCTAATGGAAGCGCACAGAAGACAGCAGTTGGAATACATGGGGAAATACAAGCGGCAAAAAGATAGAGGTGACACCTAG